Proteins co-encoded in one Bradyrhizobium sp. 170 genomic window:
- a CDS encoding AAA family ATPase produces the protein MKDQSPPGIRLLGELQLVGCDGRSVALPASRKTRALLGYLIATGQPHRRERLCDLLWDGPDDPRAELRWSLSKIRAVLDDKKGMRLKADRERVGVELGNAVIDIQRVRSLLGDDVSAAPIAALKEAASLFGVGEFLDGLDLPLCYRYQEWCMAEREAVSRLHLALLTSLVERLQGHPADALAYARALTAADPLSESGHAAVVRLLVREGRNKEALGHYEHASRVLEAELGVRPSAELEEARQTLRPTASASVAAKRPARASGIPPAPTPPPSSAFVGREAERALIDQIVAMRTDRPDVLLVTGEPGIGKSRVLAHIGECLTSAGGRAFAARAYEAEAARPYGVWIDVIREILRESPRDGLPADLGLLLPEMGTVAESGDRTRLLDAVLGLLRQVVSMRPAAVILDDLQWADEGSSSLLHYVARHIDTTPGLLIVCAARAGEIEDNSAASRVLRSLARDGRLREIELAAMSEAETAQLIRQVDPSLDAAKIFAESGGNPLFSLELAHAHRRGDAGPGRTVEALIAGQLAPLAEGIRETLVWAAAHGRAFTPDDLARSARLDDTELLTALGELERRGLIRPVGGDAYDFTHDLVRQTAYRALSQPRRKLLHRRIARALDAVIGRDGAFAADIAHHAALAEDDDMAAHACRLAGERALRLFANAEAASFAERGLRHAERLAEGPARLELRIAMLKIRVLGATGPGLRPLPPLADTIAEATSDAEALGLQTAAATGHYLLSVLHQEAGDVQQAETSTLRAAEAGRAADDTTRARQLANTARCLLELETEIGRSRALIAEASAIAGPISLELCELYWARGLLERWDGNEDHAVSSLGRALDLARRDKDRWREYKCLTWLAMLERERGRYADMHAHCAELETVAARLGDDETPFVKTLRALAGLATEEASADDALASALTRLRAVDDKSYLAYALNSAAHLYRQAGRTSQARLCASEALTVASVMRRHSEIAIARALLAPAGETASAQDIEAASGRDDLSVRARAALLASQARPRDSNGGSHAKPAG, from the coding sequence ATGAAAGACCAAAGCCCGCCCGGAATACGCCTGCTCGGCGAGCTGCAACTCGTTGGCTGCGATGGGCGTTCCGTGGCGTTGCCGGCCTCGCGCAAGACGCGCGCGCTACTCGGCTATCTGATCGCCACCGGACAGCCGCATCGCCGCGAACGTCTATGCGATCTGCTCTGGGATGGGCCCGACGATCCGCGCGCCGAGCTGCGCTGGAGCCTGAGCAAGATTCGGGCAGTACTCGACGACAAGAAAGGAATGCGACTGAAAGCGGACCGCGAGCGGGTCGGCGTCGAACTCGGCAATGCTGTCATTGATATCCAGCGGGTACGGTCGCTGCTTGGTGATGATGTCTCCGCCGCACCCATCGCCGCATTGAAAGAGGCAGCCTCTCTGTTCGGTGTTGGCGAATTTCTCGACGGCCTCGATTTGCCGCTCTGCTATCGCTACCAGGAATGGTGCATGGCAGAGCGCGAAGCCGTGAGCCGCCTGCACCTCGCGCTGCTCACCAGTCTCGTCGAACGGCTTCAAGGCCATCCTGCGGACGCGCTGGCCTATGCGCGCGCCCTTACGGCGGCCGACCCGCTGTCCGAGTCAGGTCACGCGGCGGTTGTCCGGCTGCTGGTCCGCGAGGGCAGGAACAAGGAGGCGCTTGGTCACTACGAACATGCAAGCCGGGTTCTCGAAGCCGAGCTCGGCGTCCGTCCTTCGGCCGAACTGGAAGAGGCCCGGCAAACTCTGCGCCCCACTGCGTCAGCCAGCGTCGCCGCGAAACGGCCCGCGCGCGCTTCGGGTATCCCTCCAGCGCCAACGCCTCCGCCCTCCTCCGCCTTTGTCGGCCGCGAAGCCGAGCGGGCGCTGATCGATCAGATCGTGGCGATGCGGACTGACAGGCCGGATGTGTTGCTGGTGACCGGCGAGCCGGGTATCGGCAAGAGCCGCGTTCTTGCTCATATTGGCGAGTGCCTCACCTCTGCCGGGGGGCGCGCCTTTGCAGCGCGCGCCTATGAAGCCGAAGCGGCGCGACCCTATGGCGTATGGATCGATGTTATCCGTGAGATCCTGCGCGAAAGCCCGCGCGACGGGCTGCCGGCTGATCTGGGCTTGCTGCTTCCCGAAATGGGCACGGTGGCGGAATCCGGAGATCGAACCCGGCTGCTCGACGCGGTCCTCGGCCTGCTGCGGCAGGTTGTGTCAATGCGACCTGCGGCCGTCATCCTCGACGATCTGCAATGGGCCGACGAGGGCTCGTCCTCGCTCCTTCACTACGTCGCGCGCCATATCGATACCACCCCCGGCCTGCTGATTGTGTGTGCGGCGCGAGCGGGAGAGATCGAAGACAATAGCGCCGCGTCGCGCGTATTGCGCTCGCTGGCCCGCGACGGGCGGCTGAGAGAGATCGAGCTTGCGGCCATGAGCGAAGCGGAAACGGCGCAGCTCATCCGGCAGGTCGACCCGTCACTCGACGCGGCCAAGATCTTTGCCGAAAGCGGCGGCAACCCGCTGTTCAGTCTGGAGCTCGCCCATGCGCACCGCCGTGGGGACGCGGGCCCCGGTCGGACCGTCGAAGCCCTGATCGCCGGCCAACTCGCGCCGCTTGCGGAAGGAATACGCGAGACGCTGGTCTGGGCGGCAGCCCATGGCCGCGCCTTCACGCCGGACGACCTTGCGCGATCTGCGCGTCTCGATGATACCGAGCTTCTCACGGCCCTTGGCGAATTGGAGCGGCGCGGGCTGATCCGGCCGGTCGGCGGCGATGCTTACGACTTCACGCACGATCTCGTCCGCCAGACGGCCTATCGTGCGCTCTCGCAGCCGCGGCGAAAGCTACTGCATCGGCGAATTGCACGCGCCCTGGATGCCGTCATCGGGCGCGACGGCGCCTTCGCAGCGGACATTGCTCATCATGCCGCGCTTGCTGAGGATGACGATATGGCAGCGCACGCGTGCAGACTTGCAGGTGAACGCGCGCTGCGGCTGTTCGCCAATGCGGAAGCGGCCAGCTTCGCCGAACGGGGTCTCCGTCATGCCGAGCGGCTTGCGGAGGGTCCAGCCAGGCTGGAGCTCCGCATCGCCATGCTCAAGATACGTGTGCTTGGCGCGACCGGTCCTGGCCTTCGGCCGCTCCCGCCGCTGGCGGACACGATTGCCGAGGCAACAAGCGACGCCGAAGCGCTCGGCCTTCAAACCGCGGCCGCGACCGGCCACTACCTGCTTTCCGTGCTGCATCAGGAAGCCGGCGACGTTCAGCAGGCGGAGACAAGTACGCTGCGCGCCGCCGAAGCCGGCCGCGCCGCCGACGATACGACGCGAGCGCGTCAGCTCGCGAACACCGCCCGTTGCCTGCTCGAACTGGAGACTGAGATCGGGCGTTCGCGCGCGCTGATCGCCGAGGCCAGCGCGATCGCCGGGCCCATCAGTCTTGAGCTGTGCGAACTGTACTGGGCCCGCGGTCTCCTGGAGCGATGGGACGGCAATGAGGATCACGCCGTCTCTTCGCTGGGGCGTGCACTTGATCTGGCGCGCCGGGACAAGGATCGCTGGCGCGAATACAAATGCCTGACCTGGCTCGCGATGCTCGAGCGGGAGCGGGGCCGATATGCCGACATGCACGCCCATTGCGCGGAGCTGGAAACGGTCGCGGCGCGGCTGGGCGACGATGAAACGCCATTCGTCAAGACGTTGAGGGCGCTGGCCGGATTGGCCACAGAGGAGGCTTCTGCCGACGATGCGCTGGCCAGCGCGCTAACGCGGCTCCGTGCGGTGGATGATAAATCTTACTTGGCTTACGCGCTCAATAGCGCGGCGCACCTCTACCGCCAGGCGGGACGCACCAGCCAGGCGCGTCTCTGCGCCAGCGAAGCTTTGACGGTTGCCTCGGTCATGCGGAGGCATAGCGAGATTGCAATTGCGCGGGCATTGCTCGCTCCGGCCGGTGAAACGGCTTCGGCACAGGACATCGAGGCGGCGTCAGGCCGGGATGACCTCAGCGTCAGGGCGCGCGCGGCGTTACTCGCATCGCAAGCCCGTCCGCGCGATTCCAACGGCGGTTCCCACGCCAAGCCGGCAGGTTGA
- a CDS encoding class I SAM-dependent methyltransferase: MTTTIAAKPFDPVKYKETTREQWQSAAQAWNDWGPLLRAWLGPATEIMLDMAAIEPGHRVLDVAAGAGDQTLQTATRVGPAGRVLATDISPNILAFAEANARNAGLGNVETKVLDGEELDVPEGAFDAVISRVGLIYFPDQQKALAGMKRALKPGGRIAAIVYSTAENNKFFSIPVSIIRRRANLPPPLPGQPGPFSLGGPGMLEESFRKAGFRDVHSRTIPAPVRTKTAAECVRFEKESFGALHQMLAGLDEAGREAAWREIEQELGAFEGKAGFEGPCEMVVAVGVK, encoded by the coding sequence ATGACAACCACGATCGCTGCAAAACCGTTCGATCCCGTCAAGTATAAGGAGACCACCCGCGAGCAATGGCAGTCCGCCGCCCAGGCCTGGAACGACTGGGGGCCGCTGCTGCGTGCCTGGCTCGGTCCGGCAACCGAGATCATGCTCGACATGGCCGCGATCGAACCTGGCCACCGGGTACTCGACGTGGCAGCTGGCGCGGGCGACCAGACGTTGCAGACCGCGACACGCGTTGGACCCGCCGGCCGTGTGCTTGCCACCGACATTTCTCCGAATATCCTGGCCTTCGCCGAAGCGAACGCACGCAATGCCGGGCTTGGCAATGTCGAAACCAAGGTGCTGGACGGCGAGGAGCTGGACGTACCGGAAGGCGCATTCGACGCGGTCATCTCGCGCGTTGGTCTGATCTACTTTCCGGATCAGCAAAAGGCCTTGGCCGGCATGAAACGTGCGCTGAAGCCTGGCGGCCGCATCGCCGCCATCGTCTACAGCACAGCCGAAAACAACAAATTCTTCTCGATTCCGGTTTCGATTATCCGCCGTCGCGCCAATCTGCCTCCGCCTCTTCCGGGACAACCCGGCCCCTTCAGCCTCGGCGGCCCCGGCATGCTGGAGGAATCTTTCCGCAAGGCCGGCTTCCGCGATGTTCACAGCAGGACCATCCCGGCGCCAGTTCGCACGAAGACCGCCGCCGAATGCGTACGCTTTGAGAAGGAATCGTTCGGCGCGCTGCATCAGATGCTCGCCGGCCTCGACGAAGCCGGGCGCGAAGCGGCGTGGCGCGAGATCGAGCAGGAACTTGGCGCCTTCGAGGGGAAGGCTGGTTTCGAAGGCCCCTGCGAGATGGTCGTCGCCGTCGGCGTCAAATAG
- a CDS encoding carbon-nitrogen hydrolase family protein, whose translation MPARIAVIQKPPVLLDRDGTIAKAIEAIDEAADAGASLLVFPEAWIPGYPTWVWRLKPGADMALSDELHARLRQNAVGIERGDLQPLQDAARRREVTVVVGLHEIDSRFSGTTLFNTVVVIGPDGMVLNRHRKLMPTNPERMVWGMGDASGLRVVDTPAGRLGCLICWESYMPLARYALYAQGIDILVNPTWDNGEVYLATLRHIAREGGCWVVATATAMQGSDVPEDFPDRDRLFKPEEWINNGDAIVIKPSGSVGSGPLNRVKGILYAEIDTEAAGRARRSLDVCGHYSRPDIFSLSINRRPLEPAVFVDGPTEIVGQR comes from the coding sequence ATGCCTGCAAGAATCGCTGTCATCCAGAAGCCGCCGGTGCTGCTCGACCGGGACGGCACCATCGCTAAGGCCATCGAGGCAATCGACGAAGCCGCCGATGCCGGCGCCTCGCTGCTAGTATTTCCAGAAGCGTGGATTCCCGGCTATCCAACCTGGGTCTGGCGCCTGAAGCCGGGCGCCGACATGGCGCTGTCGGACGAACTTCATGCCCGGTTGCGCCAAAACGCAGTCGGTATCGAGCGTGGAGATTTGCAGCCGCTGCAGGACGCGGCCCGCCGGCGCGAAGTGACGGTCGTCGTCGGACTGCATGAGATCGACAGCCGCTTCTCGGGCACCACGCTTTTCAACACCGTGGTGGTGATCGGCCCCGACGGCATGGTGCTCAACCGTCATCGCAAGCTGATGCCGACCAATCCCGAGCGCATGGTCTGGGGAATGGGCGATGCGAGCGGCCTGAGAGTCGTCGATACGCCGGCCGGCAGGCTCGGTTGCCTGATCTGCTGGGAGAGCTATATGCCGCTGGCACGCTACGCGCTCTACGCACAAGGCATCGACATCCTAGTCAATCCAACCTGGGATAATGGCGAGGTGTACCTCGCCACGCTCCGCCACATCGCCCGCGAGGGAGGCTGCTGGGTGGTTGCAACCGCAACCGCAATGCAGGGCAGCGACGTGCCGGAGGATTTCCCGGACCGTGACAGGCTCTTCAAGCCGGAGGAATGGATCAACAATGGCGATGCGATAGTGATCAAGCCGAGCGGCAGCGTCGGATCGGGCCCCCTGAACCGCGTGAAGGGCATCCTCTACGCTGAGATCGACACCGAGGCAGCCGGTCGCGCGCGACGCTCACTCGACGTCTGCGGCCATTACTCACGGCCGGACATCTTCTCCTTGTCCATAAACCGAAGGCCGCTCGAGCCAGCAGTTTTTGTAGACGGACCCACCGAAATAGTCGGACAGCGTTGA
- a CDS encoding tripartite tricarboxylate transporter permease produces METFAALAHGMAVAVQPMNLLYALIGVFLGTAVGVLPGIGPALTVALLLPVTYKLDPGGSLIMFAGIYYGGMYGGSTTAILINTPGESASMATALEGNKMAKAGRGGPALATAAIGSFVAGTIATIGLAFLAPWLVDFAVRFGPEDYFALMCVAFVTVSATFGDSPIRGLTSLFIGLTLGLVGIDKLTGQARLAFGIPELLDGVEVTTLAVGLFALGEALYVASRRHHAEEKIEPVRGSLWMTKLDWKRSWKPWLRGTMFGFPIGALPAGGAEIPTFLSYSTEKRLSKHPEEFGKGAIEGVAGPEAANNASAAGTLVPLLTLGLPTSATAAMMLAGFQQYGLNPGPLLFAERPDLVWGLIASLFIANVMLLVLNLPLVGLWVKLLAIPQPWLYAGILVFATMGTIAAKPSVVELSMLAGFGVLGFLMRRFDFPIAPVVVGLILGPIAESQLRRALAISLGDPLVLLQSPMSATLLGIALIALLAPFVLKGMNRFKASED; encoded by the coding sequence ATGGAAACTTTCGCCGCGCTCGCGCATGGCATGGCTGTCGCCGTGCAGCCGATGAACCTGCTCTACGCACTGATCGGCGTGTTCCTCGGCACTGCAGTGGGCGTGCTGCCCGGCATCGGTCCGGCGCTGACGGTCGCGTTGCTGCTGCCGGTAACCTACAAGCTCGATCCCGGCGGCTCGCTGATCATGTTCGCCGGCATCTATTACGGCGGCATGTATGGCGGATCGACCACCGCCATTCTCATCAACACGCCTGGTGAGAGCGCATCGATGGCGACGGCGCTCGAAGGCAACAAGATGGCCAAGGCCGGCCGCGGCGGTCCGGCGCTGGCAACGGCTGCGATCGGCTCGTTCGTCGCGGGCACCATCGCCACCATCGGCCTGGCCTTTCTGGCGCCGTGGCTGGTCGATTTCGCCGTGCGTTTCGGGCCCGAGGATTATTTCGCGCTGATGTGCGTGGCCTTTGTCACGGTGTCCGCCACCTTCGGGGATTCGCCGATCCGCGGACTGACCAGCCTGTTCATCGGGCTGACGCTCGGGCTTGTTGGCATCGACAAACTCACCGGCCAGGCCCGGCTCGCGTTCGGCATTCCCGAACTGCTCGACGGCGTCGAGGTGACGACGCTTGCGGTCGGCCTGTTCGCCCTCGGCGAAGCGCTTTACGTCGCCTCGCGCCGCCATCACGCCGAGGAGAAGATCGAGCCGGTGCGCGGCTCGCTGTGGATGACGAAACTGGACTGGAAGCGGTCGTGGAAACCGTGGCTGCGCGGGACGATGTTCGGCTTTCCGATCGGCGCGCTGCCTGCCGGCGGCGCCGAGATTCCGACCTTCCTGTCCTATTCCACTGAGAAGAGGCTGTCGAAACATCCGGAGGAATTCGGCAAGGGCGCGATCGAGGGCGTCGCCGGGCCGGAAGCCGCCAACAATGCCTCCGCCGCCGGCACGCTGGTGCCTTTGCTGACGCTCGGCCTTCCGACCTCGGCAACGGCTGCGATGATGCTGGCGGGCTTTCAGCAATACGGCCTGAACCCGGGACCGCTGCTGTTCGCGGAGCGGCCCGACCTGGTGTGGGGCCTGATCGCCAGCCTGTTCATTGCCAACGTCATGCTGCTGGTTCTCAACCTGCCGCTGGTCGGCCTGTGGGTGAAACTGCTCGCGATCCCGCAGCCGTGGCTCTACGCCGGCATTCTCGTGTTCGCGACCATGGGCACCATCGCGGCAAAACCATCGGTCGTCGAACTGTCGATGCTGGCAGGCTTTGGCGTGCTGGGCTTTCTGATGCGCCGGTTCGATTTTCCGATCGCGCCTGTCGTCGTCGGTCTTATCCTGGGCCCGATCGCTGAAAGCCAGTTGCGCCGCGCGCTCGCCATCAGCCTCGGCGATCCGCTGGTGCTGTTGCAGAGCCCGATGTCGGCCACGCTGCTCGGCATCGCGCTGATCGCGCTACTGGCGCCGTTCGTACTGAAGGGGATGAACCGGTTCAAGGCGAGCGAGGACTAG
- a CDS encoding tripartite tricarboxylate transporter TctB family protein, with protein MTDLPQGPASRRVDRAGVVIALALAALAVVLVWDSRQLPATTMYGMGPEVMPVVIAIGLGLLAIGNLIDALRGNLPPRESADPKAVLLILGGLALLIAIIGLGGGFILATSTLFVATSAAFGRRAILADSAIALVMSTLIYLAFDRLLTLSLPAGPLERLL; from the coding sequence ATGACGGACCTTCCGCAGGGGCCGGCGTCGCGGCGCGTCGATCGCGCCGGTGTCGTCATTGCGCTGGCGCTCGCAGCCCTTGCCGTGGTGCTGGTATGGGACTCGCGTCAACTGCCGGCCACCACGATGTACGGCATGGGGCCCGAGGTGATGCCGGTCGTCATCGCCATCGGGCTCGGCCTACTCGCGATCGGCAATCTGATCGACGCGCTGCGCGGCAACCTGCCGCCGCGCGAGAGCGCCGATCCCAAGGCCGTGCTGCTGATCCTCGGGGGCCTGGCGCTGCTTATCGCCATCATCGGCCTCGGCGGCGGCTTCATCCTTGCGACGTCAACGCTGTTTGTCGCCACCTCGGCGGCGTTCGGACGGCGTGCCATTCTCGCCGACTCCGCCATCGCGCTCGTGATGAGCACCCTGATCTATCTCGCTTTCGATCGGCTGCTGACGCTGAGCCTCCCCGCCGGCCCTCTGGAAAGATTGCTGTAA
- a CDS encoding tripartite tricarboxylate transporter substrate-binding protein: MMPFHTRLFGAVVALTLAASAPALSQQLELKIMAPAAPGGGWDQTARSMQQALVAAKIARSVQVTNVAGAGGSVGIAQFVNGAKGDGNQMMVNGFVMVGALAMNKSPVTLEQVTPIARLTEEIQVIVVPANSPIKTAQDLAAAVKADIAKVTFAGGSAGGVDHVMAALFAGTIGADAKKVNYIPFSGGGESLAAILGGKVTAGISGMSEYEGQIKSGKLRALGVTSEKRIAGSDIPTFKEQGIDLVLANWRSVVAPPGITPEQRKTLSAAVENMVKSDAWKDILKQKGWDDAYLGGDAFADFLKKETARVTDVLKSVGLVKS; this comes from the coding sequence ATGATGCCGTTTCATACGCGCCTGTTCGGCGCGGTCGTTGCGTTGACGCTTGCAGCCAGCGCGCCTGCCCTCTCGCAGCAGCTCGAGCTCAAGATCATGGCGCCCGCAGCCCCCGGCGGCGGATGGGATCAGACCGCCCGCTCGATGCAGCAGGCGCTGGTCGCCGCCAAGATCGCCCGCAGCGTCCAGGTTACCAACGTGGCCGGCGCCGGTGGCAGCGTCGGCATCGCGCAGTTCGTCAACGGCGCCAAGGGCGACGGCAACCAGATGATGGTGAACGGCTTCGTCATGGTCGGCGCGCTCGCCATGAACAAATCGCCGGTGACGCTCGAACAGGTAACGCCGATCGCGCGCCTCACCGAGGAGATCCAGGTGATCGTGGTGCCGGCGAATTCGCCGATCAAGACGGCGCAGGATCTTGCCGCCGCCGTGAAGGCCGACATCGCCAAGGTCACGTTTGCCGGCGGCTCGGCCGGGGGCGTCGACCATGTGATGGCGGCGCTGTTTGCGGGAACGATCGGCGCCGACGCCAAGAAGGTCAACTACATCCCGTTTTCCGGAGGCGGCGAGTCGCTGGCGGCCATTCTCGGCGGCAAGGTCACCGCGGGCATTTCGGGAATGAGCGAATACGAAGGCCAGATCAAGTCCGGCAAGCTGCGCGCGCTCGGCGTGACGTCGGAGAAGCGCATCGCCGGCAGCGACATTCCGACCTTCAAGGAACAGGGCATCGACCTCGTGCTGGCCAACTGGCGCTCGGTGGTAGCACCTCCCGGCATCACGCCGGAACAGCGCAAGACGCTGAGCGCCGCGGTGGAGAACATGGTCAAGTCGGACGCCTGGAAGGACATCCTCAAGCAGAAGGGCTGGGATGACGCCTATCTCGGCGGCGATGCGTTCGCCGACTTCCTGAAGAAGGAAACCGCGCGCGTCACCGACGTCTTGAAGTCGGTCGGCCTCGTCAAATCATGA
- a CDS encoding glutathione S-transferase family protein produces MPENVQSGGEAHRSGNRKMRLFSGPLSMFGAKVQIAAHEKNIDFELVMVSFTMKEGYAPKHPEVLRINPKRQVPVLIDGDLEIFDSTQIFEYLEDIKPHPALWPAAPAARAWSRRLEHESDEIYFPHIIKLMQLGKTPLDSAAELARAGAADYYRTMERVLDDREFLGGAYSFADIAFYMAQLFGARWGADMTSETPKLLQWRQRMTARPAVSKVVGPMADYLRGQGLGVPAFLPSKAT; encoded by the coding sequence ATGCCCGAGAACGTTCAATCCGGCGGAGAGGCGCATCGAAGCGGCAATCGCAAAATGCGGCTGTTCTCCGGCCCTCTGAGCATGTTCGGCGCAAAGGTCCAGATCGCCGCGCACGAAAAGAACATCGATTTCGAACTGGTCATGGTCTCCTTCACCATGAAGGAGGGTTACGCGCCAAAGCATCCGGAAGTCCTGCGCATCAATCCAAAGCGGCAGGTCCCGGTGCTGATCGACGGTGACCTCGAGATCTTCGATTCCACCCAGATCTTCGAATATCTCGAAGACATCAAGCCGCATCCTGCGCTGTGGCCTGCGGCTCCTGCAGCACGGGCCTGGTCTCGCCGGCTGGAGCATGAATCGGATGAGATCTATTTCCCCCATATCATCAAATTGATGCAGCTCGGGAAGACGCCGCTCGATTCCGCCGCGGAGCTCGCGCGCGCGGGCGCTGCCGATTATTATCGAACAATGGAGCGTGTGCTTGATGACCGCGAGTTTCTCGGCGGCGCGTATTCCTTTGCCGATATCGCGTTCTATATGGCCCAGCTCTTCGGCGCGCGCTGGGGCGCCGACATGACCAGCGAAACGCCGAAGCTTCTGCAATGGCGGCAGCGCATGACGGCAAGACCGGCGGTCAGCAAGGTCGTCGGACCGATGGCCGACTACTTGCGCGGCCAGGGCCTCGGCGTTCCAGCGTTTCTTCCGTCAAAGGCGACGTGA